In Helianthus annuus cultivar XRQ/B chromosome 9, HanXRQr2.0-SUNRISE, whole genome shotgun sequence, the following are encoded in one genomic region:
- the LOC110877790 gene encoding formin-like protein 11 → MKCNCKIIILILLLTTLIVCALYTTQNLQVSPSTCQKLISLIRFKTTRKPHFNLSPSPSPSPSPSPSTSPIPSHAPSQHHVHRQNRHHLPPPVTVTLPDQSDDENRMLLVAVLVAACSATCIICLIFLFLCFKNLRTPRRTKSTSDNTKAEAFSSDPPLVTSLKHCSKDRDRLNHLEEDDTKHEMLTVRNILSNSENLDSSASDAVLVESLKYHEDDDDRSFQSFNETLVPPPPQPPRYQSSSSSTTFLLESSTTSDSCSGSNRTPKLNPLHWDKVRAAPDSSMVWDKLKSSSFEFDEELIESLFSYNQHNTNYNQHNTNEELKNKSPSLGKHILEPKRLQNLTILFKALNATPEQVCCALVRGSGLNLQQLQVLIKMEPTKEEEAKITSYKGDLGSAETFIATILRIPYAFQRIQALLYRETFEDEVTHLRTTFSVLEEACKELRSSRLFLKLLEAVLKMGNRMNVGTIRGRAKAFKLDALLKLADLKGTDGKTTLLHFVVQEIVRSEGVRASDSIIGKINQKNKRRNVQDREDDYRNMGLELVGGLSTELCNVKRTATIDFAVIASSVSNLSQGMCRLQTLLNKDLNFGESMNSFFNYAVKHLKELEGNEQKVLELVKQITEYFHGSMSKDDENPLRIFVIVRDFLAMLDRVCKELRRSKVFAHQNPVGSFQ, encoded by the exons CTCATATCTCTGATCAGATTCAAAACCACCAGAAAACCACATTTCAATCTCTCACCATCACcctcaccatcaccatcaccgtCACCGTCAACATCGCCAATACCCTCACACGCTCCATCGCAACATCATGTCCATAGGCAAAACCGTCACCATTTGCCACCACCTGTTACAGTTACCCTGCCAGACCAGAGTGATGACGAGAATAGAATGCTTCTCGTGGCGGTTCTAGTTGCTGCCTGTTCAGCCACATGTATCATCTGTCTCATTTTTCTATTCTTGTGCTTTAAAAACCTGAGAACACCAAGAAGAACAAAATCTACATCGGATAATACTAAAGCGGAGGCATTTTCTTCTGATCCGCCACTAGTTACTAGTTTAAAACATTGTTCCAAAGATCGGGATCGATTAAATCATCTGGAAGAAGATGATACGAAACATGAAATGCTTACTGTGAGGAACATATTATCAAATTCTGAGAATCTGGATTCATCTGCTAGTGATGCGGTTTTAGTTGAATCGTTGAAGTaccatgaagatgatgatgatagaTCTTTCCAATCTTTCAATGAAACATTAGTacctccaccaccacaaccaccaagATATCAGTCTTCATCTTCTTCCACCACATTCTTGTTGGAATCGTCAACGACATCTGATTCTTGCTCAGGATCAAACCGGACACCAAAGCTGAATCCGCTTCATTGGGATAAAGTTCGAGCGGCACCAGACAGTTCCATGGTTTGGGACAAGCTCAAATCAAGCTCATTTGA GTTTGATGAAGAATTGATTGAGTCACTTTTCAGTTACAATCAACACAATACTAATTACAATCAACACAATACTAATGAAGAACTGAAAAACAAAAGCCCCTCTCTTGGTAAACATATTCTTGAGCCAAAAAGACTTCAGAATCTAACAATACTCTTTAAAGCTCTAAATGCCACGCCCGAACAAGTTTGTTGTGCACTAGTACGAG GAAGTGGATTGAATCTACAACAGCTACAAGTACTGATAAAGATGGAACCAACAAAGGAGGAAGAAGCTAAGATAACAAGCTACAAAGGTGACTTGGGCTCAGCAGAGACATTCATTGCAACAATCCTAAGAATCCCATACGCGTTCCAGAGAATCCAAGCATTGCTATATCGAGAAACGTTTGAAGATGAAGTCACTCATCTTCGAACAACATTCTCTGTGCTTGAG GAGGCATGTAAAGAACTGAGGTCAAGTCGGCTATTCCTAAAACTTCTAGAGGCGGTTTTGAAAATGGGAAACCGTATGAATGTAGGAACCATAAGGGGAAGAGCAAAAGCATTCAAGCTCGACGCATTACTTAAGCTAGCCGATTTAAAAGGGACTGACGGAAAGACCACGTTACTTCACTTTGTAGTCCAAGAAATTGTTCGTTCAGAAGGCGTACGAGCTTCTGATAGCATCATAGGAAAGATCAATCAAAAGAACAAGAGAAGAAACGTCCAAGATAGAGAAGATGACTATAGAAACATGGGTTTGGAACTTGTGGGCGGTCTTAGTACCGAGCTATGCAATGTGAAGAGAACCGCCACCATAGACTTCGCGGTAATAGCAAGCTCAGTTTCTAATCTCTCTCAAGGGATGTGTAGATTGCAAACATTGCTGAACAAAGATTTGAACTTTGGTGAATCCATGAACTCATTCTTTAACTATGCTGTAAAACATCTCAAGGAGTTGGAAGGAAATGAACAAAAAGTGCTAGAACTTGTGAAGCAAATTACTGAATATTTTCATGGAAGTATGAGTAAAGATGATGAGAACCCTCTTCGGATCTTTGTGATTGTGAGAGATTTTTTGGCAATGTTAGATCGTGTTTGTAAGGAGTTGAGGAGGTCAAAAGTTTTTGCTCACCAGAATCCTGTTGGGAGCTTTCAATGA